A part of Elusimicrobiota bacterium genomic DNA contains:
- a CDS encoding glycosyltransferase, which translates to MKILLINFLDKRYGSTYRARHIFKCLKELGHSVKYIESNSPGGNDGATSVYQADSNTGYIYATLVRSFYCLFSKYDVLYLQKFILPAVPCIIIGKLRNKKVIVDWDDLDSDFQRTAFRKNLTTKIEFNYPKKVDSITVHNEYLKKFALSMGAANVFSVNQIVNTEIFDPSKYIQEEEKGKLGLKGKILAGFLCTLTHGGAGDLDLVAEAVKMARKRYSDLFFLVIGGGPLENEFAKAFDEAGLKNYLITGLVLQDDVPKHLAACDFCLIYMRETAGNKMRMSFKVLEYLSMNKKVVGHVVGETKDKLEKYIVVSGAKAQDFSDKICSVIEKKEYLSNNNSRDYIIQNHSIEIMKKQLSEVLK; encoded by the coding sequence ATGAAAATACTCCTGATCAATTTTCTTGATAAAAGATATGGCTCCACCTATCGCGCCAGGCATATCTTCAAGTGCCTGAAAGAACTGGGGCACAGCGTAAAATATATTGAGTCCAACTCTCCAGGCGGCAACGACGGCGCTACATCAGTTTACCAGGCCGATTCAAATACCGGATACATTTACGCGACGCTTGTCAGAAGTTTTTACTGCCTCTTTAGTAAATATGATGTTTTGTACTTGCAAAAATTCATTCTGCCTGCGGTTCCGTGCATAATTATAGGTAAATTAAGAAATAAAAAAGTTATAGTTGACTGGGACGACCTGGATTCGGATTTTCAAAGAACGGCATTCCGCAAGAATTTAACAACAAAAATAGAATTCAATTACCCGAAAAAAGTTGATTCAATAACGGTGCACAACGAGTATTTGAAGAAATTTGCGCTAAGTATGGGCGCGGCAAACGTGTTTTCGGTAAATCAGATTGTGAATACCGAGATATTTGACCCTTCAAAATATATACAGGAAGAAGAAAAGGGAAAACTCGGATTAAAGGGAAAGATACTTGCAGGTTTTTTGTGTACGCTAACTCATGGCGGTGCGGGCGATCTGGACCTTGTCGCGGAAGCGGTAAAAATGGCCAGAAAGCGATACAGCGATTTATTTTTCCTTGTAATCGGCGGAGGCCCGCTGGAAAATGAATTTGCAAAAGCGTTTGATGAAGCAGGATTGAAGAATTACCTTATAACCGGGCTGGTTTTACAGGATGATGTGCCCAAACATCTTGCCGCCTGCGATTTCTGCCTGATTTATATGCGCGAAACGGCAGGAAACAAGATGAGAATGTCCTTTAAGGTGCTTGAGTATCTTTCTATGAATAAAAAAGTTGTCGGGCATGTTGTAGGAGAAACAAAAGACAAATTAGAAAAATATATTGTCGTTTCCGGGGCTAAAGCGCAGGATTTTAGCGATAAAATCTGCAGTGTGATAGAAAAGAAGGAATATTTATCAAATAATAATTCCAGGGATTATATAATTCAAAATCATTCAATAGAAATAATGAAAAAACAATTGTCGGAAGTGTTGAAATGA
- a CDS encoding B12-binding domain-containing radical SAM protein, translating to MKVLLINPLQENPCMPGPPKQILSEGGIYPPQGLLYLASFEVRRGKHEIKILDAIAEGLDYAGIEKRIADEKPDVVGVSLFTLYLGDGYRVLQAAKRVSKDIVTLAGGPHPTLFPRQTIKLPEVDYSVCGEAEYVFGEMLDRIQDRRPLDDIEGVLTKNNPDKPVKQLMVQNLDELPIIDYKLLPYNKYKSILSQGNPATVMMTSRGCPFNCAYCPQAGTKLRKRDAKLVADEIETYLNLGIKDILFFDELFTLEHKRVKELCDEFLRRKLKFRFNIRTRIKDVNQDIIDLLKKSGCHLIQFGIESGTDRIQKLMNKNLDLEVVRKVISMTRKAGILTYGNFMLGSPSETESEMQQTIDFAIKCKLDFAVFAITLLLPKTDYYEMAFKQNKLKEDFWEKYIANPLQPIENAYWPDFEKGFLEEMDKKAYTQFYFRPWYIWNYLIRILSAGQLRTHSSAAYHILKSFGLRKKLTGK from the coding sequence ATGAAAGTTTTACTGATTAATCCGTTACAAGAAAATCCGTGTATGCCCGGGCCGCCGAAACAAATTTTAAGTGAAGGCGGCATTTACCCTCCGCAGGGCCTGCTTTACCTTGCGAGTTTTGAAGTCCGCAGGGGAAAACACGAAATAAAAATACTTGACGCTATAGCCGAAGGCCTTGATTATGCAGGTATTGAAAAAAGAATAGCGGATGAAAAACCTGATGTTGTCGGCGTATCGCTATTTACTCTTTACCTGGGTGACGGTTACAGGGTATTGCAGGCGGCCAAAAGGGTCTCCAAAGATATTGTAACTCTTGCCGGCGGGCCCCACCCGACACTATTTCCCAGGCAAACAATTAAATTACCCGAAGTTGATTATTCTGTCTGCGGCGAAGCTGAATATGTTTTTGGCGAAATGCTTGATAGAATCCAGGACCGCCGGCCGTTGGATGATATTGAAGGCGTGCTGACAAAAAACAATCCAGACAAGCCCGTAAAACAGCTCATGGTGCAGAATCTGGATGAGCTTCCTATTATAGATTACAAACTGCTTCCTTATAATAAGTACAAATCCATCCTGAGCCAGGGGAACCCGGCCACAGTTATGATGACCAGCAGGGGCTGTCCTTTTAATTGCGCTTACTGCCCGCAGGCAGGAACGAAATTGCGCAAGAGAGACGCAAAATTAGTCGCAGACGAAATCGAAACATATCTGAATCTTGGAATAAAAGACATTTTGTTCTTTGATGAGCTCTTTACCCTTGAGCATAAGCGGGTAAAAGAGCTCTGCGACGAGTTTTTAAGAAGAAAACTTAAATTTAGATTTAATATAAGAACCCGCATCAAGGATGTAAACCAGGATATCATTGATTTACTTAAAAAAAGCGGGTGCCATCTTATTCAATTTGGCATTGAATCCGGCACGGACCGCATACAAAAGCTGATGAATAAAAACCTGGACCTCGAAGTAGTCAGGAAAGTTATCAGTATGACACGCAAAGCAGGAATTCTCACATACGGGAACTTTATGCTGGGTTCACCCTCGGAAACTGAGAGTGAAATGCAGCAGACTATTGATTTCGCTATCAAGTGCAAACTGGACTTTGCGGTATTTGCCATCACTTTACTGCTTCCTAAGACGGACTATTACGAAATGGCTTTCAAGCAGAACAAATTGAAGGAAGATTTTTGGGAAAAATATATAGCAAACCCGCTTCAACCCATAGAAAACGCCTACTGGCCGGATTTTGAAAAAGGTTTTCTTGAAGAGATGGACAAAAAAGCTTACACGCAATTCTATTTCCGCCCCTGGTATATTTGGAATTACTTAATCCGCATATTATCAGCCGGCCAGCTGCGCACGCACTCCAGCGCCGCTTACCATATTCTAAAAAGTTTCGGCCTGCGGAAAAAGCTCACTGGAAAATGA
- a CDS encoding radical SAM protein: MRILLLNPPGIPGFTANRDFMGEYGMLHFGGGTVLPPHSLLLLASFLKEKNEIKFIDAVAEKIDSGWAIKEVKDYNPDIVFLNTSTPTADYDFAISKQIKNETKSKIVLVGPHPVNTVVKSFEASGADCILINNLPQVAKNVVKAFEKNEQVSSFEGAYFKKGMQIIGTTAKAYNLEEFPFPNWEIAPLKKYFYLYKNEYPYATMHSSIGCVFRCKFCPYPVSVGFKYAEMSAKRVVAEMEYLVNDIGVKMILFRDSLFTAHKGRIKEICKLVMARKLKVKWRCETSTGSVDEELLSMMKQAGCVCINFGIESVVTDVADEMNCDDKIKSLDNVKKVFKICRKLKIETFAFFVHGLPNDKKETIEKNTQFAIELNPDHVQFTFATPFPGTELYAIAKKEGLIVSDKWETYSSLVPVMKTRYLTAEEVSSLNKQAYGKFFIRPGRLLKECLHPLRLVRRALTYLSWVQPTRSS, translated from the coding sequence ATGAGAATTTTACTCTTAAATCCGCCGGGCATACCGGGTTTTACAGCCAACCGGGACTTTATGGGGGAATACGGCATGCTCCATTTTGGAGGCGGTACCGTTTTGCCTCCGCATAGCCTTTTATTGCTGGCCTCATTTTTAAAAGAAAAAAACGAGATAAAATTCATTGATGCAGTAGCTGAAAAAATAGATTCAGGCTGGGCTATTAAGGAAGTAAAAGATTATAATCCGGATATTGTTTTCCTTAATACATCAACACCCACCGCTGACTATGATTTCGCAATAAGCAAACAAATAAAGAATGAGACAAAATCAAAAATAGTCCTTGTGGGACCGCATCCGGTAAATACAGTAGTGAAATCGTTTGAAGCCTCCGGTGCTGACTGTATTCTTATTAACAATTTGCCCCAGGTTGCAAAAAATGTAGTTAAAGCGTTTGAAAAAAATGAGCAAGTGAGCTCATTTGAGGGTGCCTATTTTAAAAAGGGTATGCAAATCATAGGCACAACCGCAAAAGCGTATAATCTGGAAGAATTTCCTTTCCCGAACTGGGAAATCGCGCCATTAAAGAAATATTTTTACCTTTATAAAAATGAATATCCGTATGCAACTATGCATTCTTCCATTGGGTGCGTGTTCAGGTGTAAATTCTGCCCTTATCCGGTTTCTGTGGGTTTCAAATATGCGGAGATGTCAGCAAAGCGCGTAGTTGCCGAGATGGAATATCTTGTAAATGATATCGGCGTTAAGATGATTCTATTCAGGGATTCGCTTTTTACCGCTCATAAAGGCCGTATAAAGGAAATCTGCAAGCTGGTAATGGCTAGAAAACTGAAAGTAAAATGGAGATGCGAAACCTCTACCGGCTCTGTTGATGAGGAATTGCTTTCAATGATGAAACAGGCTGGCTGTGTCTGTATTAATTTCGGCATTGAATCTGTGGTTACCGATGTTGCAGACGAGATGAACTGTGATGATAAAATTAAAAGCCTGGATAATGTGAAAAAAGTGTTTAAAATATGCAGGAAATTAAAAATTGAGACCTTTGCATTTTTTGTACACGGTTTGCCGAATGATAAAAAAGAAACGATTGAAAAAAATACTCAATTTGCGATCGAACTAAATCCAGACCATGTACAGTTTACTTTTGCTACACCGTTTCCCGGAACTGAACTTTATGCTATTGCTAAAAAAGAAGGCTTGATAGTTTCTGACAAGTGGGAAACTTATTCCAGCTTGGTTCCGGTGATGAAGACAAGGTATTTAACCGCAGAAGAGGTAAGTTCTCTGAACAAACAGGCCTACGGGAAGTTTTTTATCCGCCCCGGCCGGTTGCTAAAGGAATGCCTTCACCCATTGCGGTTAGTCCGGCGCGCATTAACTTACTTAAGTTGGGTGCAACCCACACGATCCTCTTAA